The following coding sequences lie in one Lolium perenne isolate Kyuss_39 chromosome 2, Kyuss_2.0, whole genome shotgun sequence genomic window:
- the LOC127333427 gene encoding uncharacterized protein has protein sequence MPLATMDRMPRSLVVVLILLVSTAPIVRPTPHSDNLQDACNKTLFPKVCIQSLTTNPETRTADACRLAELSVYVAKEVGTTVAAFAHHELSGVKEDILFKCLDSCSDDIEETVAHLSALTRELTDAKFLEVKSWLSATLGGTSTCEESCKDAPISDIKNAVVTKSLEFEKLLRVTLDLITEASGSMSADVAVPPTAWDASAPGGSYGATAPESSFGATAPESSEGASAPGAEEPSTDSAPAPSTEAPSADVPSSSAPSAEAPESGEAGAPSPSPSTAAGAPEADSTA, from the coding sequence ATGCCGCTAGCGACCATGGACCGCATGCCTCGCTCCCTAGTCGTCGTGCTCATCCTCCTCGTCTCCACCGCCCCCATCgtccggccaaccccccacagcGACAACCTCCAGGACGCGTGCAACAAGACTCTGTTCCCCAAGGTATGCATCCAGTCACTGACGACTAACCCGGAGACCCGGACGGCAGACGCGTGCCGGCTGGCGGAGCTGTCCGTGTACGTGGCCAAGGAGGTGGGCACCACGGTGGCCGCGTTCGCCCACCACGAGCTCAGCGGCGTGAAGGAGGACATCTTGTTCAAGTGCCTGGACAGCTGCTCCGACGACATCGAAGAGACGGTAGCGCACCTGAGCGCGCTCACCCGGGAGCTCACCGACGCCAAGTTCCTCGAGGTCAAGTCGTGGCTTTCGGCCACGCTGGGAGGAACGTCCACATGCGAGGAGAGTTGCAAGGACGCGCCCATCAGCGACATCAAGAACGCCGTCGTCACCAAGAGCCTCGAGTTCGAGAAGCTTCTCCGAGTAACTCTCGACCTCATCACCGAGGCCTCTGGGTCCATGTCCGCCGACGTAGCTGTGCCACCTACGGCCTGGGACGCCAGCGCTCCCGGAGGATCCTACGGCGCCACCGCACCAGAGTCTTCCTTCGGCGCCACTGCACCAGAGTCGTCCGAGGGCGCCAGCGCTCCAGGCGCCGAAGAACCATCCACTGACAGTGCGCCTGCGCCATCGACGGAGGCACCGTCCGCCGACGTACCATCATCATCCGCACCTAGCGCTGAAGCGCCAGAATCCGGGGAAGCTGGCGCACCGTCCCCGTCCCCGTCCACGGCTGCCGGTGCTCCTGAGGCCGACTCAACGGCATGA